The sequence AGAGCAAGGGCTCCATGATCGGCTCCGCCGGCGTCATCGTGATGGACGAGACCGTGTCCATTCCCGAGGCGCTCATGGTCGTCGCGCGCTTCTACGCGCACGAGAGCTGCGGCCAGTGCACGCCGTGCCGGGAGTCCACCGGGTGGATCTACAAGATGTCCCGGCGCATCATCGAGGGCAAGGGGCGCAAGGAGGACCTGGACACGATCCTGGACGTCGCGAAGCGCGGCGCCGGGACGACCATCTGCGCGTTCTACGACGGCGCCGTCGGGCCGTACATCAGCTACATCGAGAAGTTCCGCTCGGAGTTCGAGGACCTGATCCTTAGTGGGGCCCATGCCTAAGCTCACGATCAACGGGAAAGAGGTCGAGGTCCCGGAGGGGACCAACCTCATCGAGGCCGCGAAGGCCGCCGGCGCCGAGGTGCCGCACTACTGCTACCACCCGGCGCTCTCGATCGCCGGCCAGTGCCGGCTCTGCATGGTGGACATCGACAAGGTGCCGCGCCCGCAGATCGCGTGCAACATCCAGGCGGCCGAGGGCATGGTGGTCCACACCGAGACCGAGCGGGTCAAGGAGACCCGGCGCTCGATGATGGAGTTCCACCTGATCAACCATCCGCTGGACTGCCCCGTGTGCGACCAGGCGGGCGAGTGCTTCCTCCAGATCTACTACATGAAGCACGGCCTGTACGACTCGCGGATGACGGACGAGAAGGTCCACAAGCCGAAGGCCGTGCCGCTCGGCCCCCACGTCATCCTCGACGCCGAGCGCTGCATCCTCTGCTCGCGCTGCGTCCGCTACTGCGACGAGGTGACGCACACCGGCGAGCTCGGCATCTTCCACCGGGGCGACCAGTCCGAGATCGGCCTCTTCCCGGGCAAGACGCTCGAGAACAAGTACTCGGGCAACGTCATCGACATCTGCCCGGTGGGCGCGCTGACGGACCGCGACTTCCGCTTCCAGGTGCGTGTTTGGTACCTCGACACGGCCAAGAGCGTCTGCAACGGCTGCGCCCGCGGCTGCAACATCGAGGTCCACACCAACAAGCACCGGACCCACCACAACGAGGGCCGGCGCGTGGCGCGGCTCAAGCCCCGCTTCAACGCGGACGTCAACAAGTGGTGGATCTGCGACGCCGGCCGCTACGGCTTCAAGTGGATCGACGACAAGAGCCGGCTCGCCCAGCCGCTCCATCGCGCCGGCGCGCAGGCGACGGAAGTATCGTGGGACCGCGCCCTGCCCGAGCTCGTCACGACGTTGCAGCGCACGCGGCCCGAGGAGATCGGCTTCCTCGCCTCGCCCCAGATGTCGAATGAAGACCTCTGGGTCCTGCGGCGGCTCGCCGAGCAGCTGGGAGTGCGGAACATCGACTTTCGGGTGCCGCCGCGCGCGCCGGGCGACGAGGACAACTTCCTGATCCGCGCCGACAAAAATCCCAACAGCCGCGGCGCGGAGTTGCTCGGCATCGGCCCTGGGCAGGGGGGGCTGGACGCGGCCGGGATGCTGCGCGCCGCGCGCGAGAAGCAGCTCAAGCTCCTCTGGGTCTTCCACCACGACCTCTGGGCCGCGGCCTGGCCGGAGGCCGAGGTGCTGGAAGCCCTCGAGGGTGCCGAGACCGTGGTCTTCCAGGGCACCTCCAGCGCGGGCGAGGTTTCAGCGCGGGCGCACCTCGTGCTGCCGAGCGCCGCCTACGTCGAGTGCGAGGGCACCTTCACGAATTTCGAGGGGCGCGTCCAGCGCTTCCGCACCGCGCTCACGCCCCCGGGAGAGGCATGGCCCGACTGGATGATCCTGTCCTTCGTCGGGAAGGCCCTGGGCTTCCAGGACCCTGTCTTCGTCGCCGAGCGCTCCGAGCAGGTCTTCAACGCGCTCGCATCGACCGTGCCGGCCTTCGCGGGCATGACCTATCGCGGCATCGGCGACGCGGGCGCGACGGTGAAGGCATGAGCGGCACGGCTCTCGATCTCCTGCTGATCGCCCTGCCCGTCGCCTTCACCATGTTCGTGGTGCTCAACTTCGGCGGGATCCTGGGCTGGGTCGAGCGCAAGCAGTCGGCCATCATGCAGGACCGGATCGGCGCCAACCGTGCGAGCATCTTCGGTATCCGCATCCTGGGCCTGCTCCACCCGCTGGCCGACGTCCTCAAGTTGCTGACGAAGGAAGATTTCATGCCGGGACGCGCCGACCGGCTGATGTTCACGCTGGCGCCGTTCGTGTCGGTCTTTTTCGGGTTGGCCGCCTTCGCCTCGATCCCGTTCGGCGACACGCTCCGGATCGCCGGGCGCGAGATCCAGCTCCAGGCGGTGACGCTGAACGTCGGCGTCCTCTACGTGCTGGCGATGCTCTCCCTCGGCGTCTACGGGCTCATGATGGCGGGCTGGTCCTCGGCCAACAACTACGCGCTCCTGGGCGCCCAGCGCGCCGCTGCGCTCATGATCTCGGCGGAGGTCGCCATCGGCGCCTCGATCATGGGTGTCGTGATGGTCTACGGCTCGCTCAACATGCAGGACATCGCCCGCGCCCAGGGGCTGCCGCTCCTGCCGCAGTACTTCGGCAGGTGGGTCCCCGCCTGGGGCATCCTGACGCAGCCGCTGGCCTTTTTCCTCTTCCTCACGGCCGGCATCGCGGCGACCAAGCGCATCCCGTTCGACACGCCCGAGGGCGAGTCGGAGATCATCGGCTACTTCGTGGAGTACAGCGGCATGAAGTTCGGCATGTTTATGATGACGGACTTCCTCGAGACCGTGGTGATCGCGGGCATGACGACCGCGCTCTTCCTGGGCGGTTGGCAGGTGCCGTACCTGGCGTCCTCCGGCTTCGCCTTCCCGTGGGGACTCGAGGTGCCGCTCCCGCACCTCCTGGTGACGGCGCTCCAGGTCGGTGCGTTCCTGACGAAGGTGTCCGTCCTGATCTGGTTCCTGATGCTGATCCGCTGGACGCTGCCCCGCTTCCGCTACGACCAGGCGATGCGGCTGGGCTGGCTGGGTCTCTTCCCGCTGTCCATCCTCAATATCGTGCTGACGGGGCTCGTGCTCCTGCTCCTGGGAAAGGCCTGAGCCATGGCGTCGCCTTACCAGCGCTCGAACACGCCGGCGGACGCGCGGCACTCGAGCCGCCTCGGCTTCTTCCAGCGTTTCTACCTGGTCGAGGTGCTGCTGGGGCTCAAGCTGACGGGCATCCGCTTCTTCGCCAACATGTGGCGGCACACGCTGCACACGGTCTTCGGCGTCAAGAGCGCCCACGGTGCCGTCACCATCCAGTACCCGGACGAGCGGCGGCCCTACGCGGCGCGGCTCAGGAGCCTCCACCGCCTCGTGCGGCGCGAGGACGGCTCGCCCCGCTGCGTCGCCTGCATGATGTGCGAGACGGTCTGCCCGGCCCACTGCATCTACATCGTGGCCTCGGAGCACCCGAACCCCGAGATCGAGAAGGTGCCCGAGCGCTTCGACATCGACCTCGGCAAGTGCGTCTTCTGCGGCTACTGCGTCGAGGCGTGCCCCGAGGACGCCATCCGCATGGACACGGGCA is a genomic window of Candidatus Rokuibacteriota bacterium containing:
- a CDS encoding 2Fe-2S iron-sulfur cluster-binding protein — its product is MPKLTINGKEVEVPEGTNLIEAAKAAGAEVPHYCYHPALSIAGQCRLCMVDIDKVPRPQIACNIQAAEGMVVHTETERVKETRRSMMEFHLINHPLDCPVCDQAGECFLQIYYMKHGLYDSRMTDEKVHKPKAVPLGPHVILDAERCILCSRCVRYCDEVTHTGELGIFHRGDQSEIGLFPGKTLENKYSGNVIDICPVGALTDRDFRFQVRVWYLDTAKSVCNGCARGCNIEVHTNKHRTHHNEGRRVARLKPRFNADVNKWWICDAGRYGFKWIDDKSRLAQPLHRAGAQATEVSWDRALPELVTTLQRTRPEEIGFLASPQMSNEDLWVLRRLAEQLGVRNIDFRVPPRAPGDEDNFLIRADKNPNSRGAELLGIGPGQGGLDAAGMLRAAREKQLKLLWVFHHDLWAAAWPEAEVLEALEGAETVVFQGTSSAGEVSARAHLVLPSAAYVECEGTFTNFEGRVQRFRTALTPPGEAWPDWMILSFVGKALGFQDPVFVAERSEQVFNALASTVPAFAGMTYRGIGDAGATVKA
- a CDS encoding NADH-quinone oxidoreductase subunit I translates to MASPYQRSNTPADARHSSRLGFFQRFYLVEVLLGLKLTGIRFFANMWRHTLHTVFGVKSAHGAVTIQYPDERRPYAARLRSLHRLVRREDGSPRCVACMMCETVCPAHCIYIVASEHPNPEIEKVPERFDIDLGKCVFCGYCVEACPEDAIRMDTGILEFSSYSRGGMIYTKETLLALEPAGHNGAPTSPVPIPADRGMPLERGALPKRSMP
- a CDS encoding NADH-quinone oxidoreductase subunit H, whose translation is MSGTALDLLLIALPVAFTMFVVLNFGGILGWVERKQSAIMQDRIGANRASIFGIRILGLLHPLADVLKLLTKEDFMPGRADRLMFTLAPFVSVFFGLAAFASIPFGDTLRIAGREIQLQAVTLNVGVLYVLAMLSLGVYGLMMAGWSSANNYALLGAQRAAALMISAEVAIGASIMGVVMVYGSLNMQDIARAQGLPLLPQYFGRWVPAWGILTQPLAFFLFLTAGIAATKRIPFDTPEGESEIIGYFVEYSGMKFGMFMMTDFLETVVIAGMTTALFLGGWQVPYLASSGFAFPWGLEVPLPHLLVTALQVGAFLTKVSVLIWFLMLIRWTLPRFRYDQAMRLGWLGLFPLSILNIVLTGLVLLLLGKA